Proteins encoded together in one Larus michahellis chromosome 4, bLarMic1.1, whole genome shotgun sequence window:
- the XRCC3 gene encoding DNA repair protein XRCC3 → MDWDQFDLNPKVIAALKKADIKSIKEILNLSGADLQRLMKLSSADIQCLLKTVSHMLRRNSMLTALQLYQDKDHLTSQRQKLSLGCSVLDSLLKGGIPLVGITEMAGESSAGKTQISLQLCLCVQYPYKYGGLESGAVYICTEDAFPSKRLQQLIDQQHKLRADVPAEIIQKIKFGNSIFVEHAADLDTFHNCITKRISLLLARGMVRLVVIDSIAALFRCEFGVSDSVLKARYLQTFGAQLHSLSTRFRTPIMCINQVTDAVSESEAAQCSCSAVGNRVSPALGITWANQLLMRLMVSRVSQPEQSTGVASHHTGSVRTLEVIFAPHLPPSFCYYTVKLEGVKGIK, encoded by the exons ATGGACTGGGACCAGTTTGACTTGAACCCTAAAGTAATTGCTGCCCTTAAGAAAG CTGACATAAAATCaataaaagagattttaaatCTTTCTGGAGCAGACCTGCAAAGATTGATGAAACTATCCAGTGCAGATATACAATGCTTACTGAAAACAGTCTCTCACATGCTGAGGAGAAATAGTATGCTTACAG CACTTCAGCTCTACCAAGATAAAGATCATCTCACCTCCCAACGCCAGAAGCTAAGCCTAGGATGTTCAGTACTAGATAGCTTGTTAAAAGGTGGCATTCCTTTAGTGGGAATCACAGAAATGGCTGGGGAAAGTTCTGCTGGGAAGACTCAGATTAGTTTACAACTGTGCCTTTGTGTGCAGTATCCTTACAAATACGGTGGATTAGAGTCTG GAGCTGTCTACATTTGTACAGAAGATGCATTCCCAAGTAAACGTTTGCAGCAACTCATAGATCAACAACATAAGCTGCGTGCAGATGTTCCAGCTGAAATCATACAGAAGATCAAATTTGGAAACAGTATTTTTGTTGAGCATGCGGCAGACCTA GATACCTTTCACAACTGCATTACTAAGAGGATTTCCCTACTGCTCGCCAGAGGTATGGTGCGGTTGGTGGTCATAGACTCTATTGCTGCTTTGTTTCGATGCGAATTTGGAGTTTCAGATTCTGTTCTGAAGGCTCGGTATTTGCAGACGTTTGGAGCACAGCTTCACAGTTTAAGCACCAGATTCAGGACTCCAATAATGTGCATTAATCAG gtGACGGATGCAGTGAGCGAGTCGGAAGCTGCTCAGTGCAGTTGTAG TGCAGTGGGTAACAGAGTCTCTCCAGCACTTGGAATAACCTGGGCAAACCAACTGCTAATGAGACTGATGGTCAGCCGCGTATCACAACCGGAACAATCAACTGGAGTTGCATCACACCACACTGGAAGTGTGAGGACTTTAGAAGTAATTTttgctccccatctccctccatccTTTTGCTACTATACAGTAAAATTGGAAGgtgtaaaaggaataaaataa